Below is a genomic region from Acidimicrobiales bacterium.
AGCATCCTGCAGGTCAAGCCCGAAGGCGCCGAGGGGGTCAAGAAGACCCGCCCCCGCCTGGAGCACGAGGTGGGCGAGACGGTGCGGGTCAAGGAGGGTCCGTTCGCGGACTTCTCTGGCCAGATCGCCGAGATCAACGAAGACCAGCTCAAGCTCAAGGTGCTCGTCAACATCTTCGGACGGGAGACACCGGTCGAGCTCGAGTTCAGCCAGGTCGCCAAGCTCTAGGCCAGGCGGAGAAAGGGACTCTCAGTGGCTAGAAGGCGTGTCGTCGCCGTCGTGAAGATTCAGCTGCCGGCCGGCCAGGCCACGCCTGCGCCTCCGGTGGGGACTGCCCTGGGCCCGCACGGGGTCCAGACCATGGAGTTCTGCAAGCAGTACAACGCGGCCACCGAGAGCCAGCGGGGCACGATCATCCCCGTCGAGATCACGATCTTCGAGGACCGGTCGTTTTCGTTCATCCTGAAGACGCCGCCCACCCCTGTGCTGCTGCGACAGGCCGCCGGCGCCGAGAAGGGGGCGACGACGACGGGCAAGGAGATCGTCGGTACCATCACCGACGCCCAGCTGGTCGAGATCGCCCAGGTGAAGATGCCCGATCTCAATGCGAACGACCTGGAGTCGGCCAAGCGCCAGATCGCCGGCACGGCCCGGTCGATGGGCATCAACGTGGCCCGATAGGAGGCGGACGGTGGCATCGAGAGGAAAGCGCTACACCGATGTGGGCAGGCGGTTCGACGGTCAGAGCCTGCACACCCCGGCCGAGGCGGTCGACCTGGTGAAGAGCCTGGCCACGGCGCGCTTCGACGAGACCGTCGAGCTCGCCGTCCGCCTCGGAGTCGACCCGCGCAGAGCCGACCAGATCGTGCGGGGAACCGTCAGCCTGCCGGCGGGCACGGGCAAGGCGGTGCGGGTGGTCGTCTTCGCCACGGGCGACGCGGCCGCCGAGGCCCGGGACGCAGGGGCCGACGTGGTCGGGGGGGCCGAGCTGGCCGCCCGGGTGCAGAACGAGGGGTTCCTCGAGTTCGACGTCGCCATCGCCGCGCCCGACATGATGGGCCAGGTGGGTCGGCTGGGTCGGATCCTCGGACCCCGGGGGCTCATGCCCAACCCCAAGACGGGCACGGTCACCCCTGAGGTGGGGCGGGCCGTCGTCGAGTTCAAGGGGGGACGGGTCGAGTACCGCACCGACAAGGTGGGCAACGTCCACGTGCCCATCGGCAAGGTGTCCTTCGACCGGTCCCAGCTGCTGGAGAACATGCGGGCGGTCATCGAGGAGTTGCAGCGGGCCAAACCGGCGGCCTCGAAGGGTCGCTACATCCGCTCGGTGACCCTCGCCTCGACGATGGGTCCGGGCATTCGGGTCGACCCCAACCGTCTTCGAATCGACGACGAGGAGCTGGCCGTACCGGCGTAGTAGCCTGATCGCACAACCGATCGCCGGTCGCCGCAGACATCCGGTGCGCCAGGACATGGTGCTGAAAGGGCCCTGAGGCCCGCCCGACGAGGCGAAACCCTCGAGCACCGGGGGCATTCGTCGCTCCAGGCCGCGATGGAGATGCTCGAGGAGGAACGCGATGGAGAACCCGAGGGCCGAGAAGGTCGCCCTGGTAGACGAGGTACGGACGCGCCTCTCCTCCTCCAGCGCGGCGATCCTCACCGAGTACCGCGGGCTCAAGGTCTCGGAGCTGGCCGGGCTGCGGCGCGCCCTGCGCCAGGCCGGCGGCGACTACAAGATCTACAAGAACACCCTGGTGCGCTTCGCCGTGCGCGACCTCGGCCTCCAGACCCTCGAGCCGCTCGTGGAGGGACCGACGGCCATCGCCTTCGTCGAAGGCGATGCCGCCTCGGTGGCCAAGGCCCTCCGCGACTTCGCTCGCACGAACCCGCATCTGGTCGTCAAGGGCGGCCTCCTGGGACAGAACGTCCTCTCAGCGGCCGACGCCGGCGCCCTGGCCGAGCTCCCATCCAGGGACCGTATGCTGGCTCTGTTCGCGGGCGCCCTCGCCGCCCCGATGCAGCAGTTCGCCAGCCTCCTCCAGGCCCTGCCCCAGAACCTCGCCTACGGCGTCCGCGCGCTGATCGATCAGCAGGGCGGCCTGCCGGAGACGGCTACCGAGCCAGAGAGCGCTGAGGAAGCGGCACCCGTCGCTGACCGCCCTTCTGACGAAAGGGCGGCCACCGACGATGCCGCATCCTCCGGCCCCGCCAGCGAGGCCGAGGCGAGCGAACAAGAAGAGCCGGCCGCCGCCTCCAGCGCCAATGGCCCGGGCGAGGCGAAAGAGACAGAGGGCTCCGACGAGAGGCCCGAGCCCGCAGGGTGATCTGGTCGGCGCCTCGGCCCGGATTTCGAAGAACCGGGCCGAGACGCCGGGCCGGATCGCCAACACAGAACGAGAGCAAGGAACAAGGGAGACCGAAGTGGCAACCAAGGAAGAGATCCTCGACGGGATCGCCAACATGACCGTGCTCGAGCTGAGCGAGCTGCTCAAGGAGTTCGAGGAGCGCTTCGGGGTCACGGCCGCGGCGCCCGTGGCCGTGGCCGCCCCGTCGGGTCCGGCCGCCGCCGACGCGGCGCCGGCGGAAGAGGAGAAGGACGAGTTCGACGTCATCCTCACCGGGGCGGGCGACAAGAAGATCCAGGTCATCAAGGAGGTGCGCACCCTCACGAACCTGGGCCTCAAGGAGGCCAAGGACCTGGTGGACAGCGCTCCCAAGCCAGTCCTGGAGAAGGTCGCCAAGGAGGAGGCCGAGAAGGCCAAGGCCCAGCTCGAGGG
It encodes:
- the rplK gene encoding 50S ribosomal protein L11 — protein: MARRRVVAVVKIQLPAGQATPAPPVGTALGPHGVQTMEFCKQYNAATESQRGTIIPVEITIFEDRSFSFILKTPPTPVLLRQAAGAEKGATTTGKEIVGTITDAQLVEIAQVKMPDLNANDLESAKRQIAGTARSMGINVAR
- the rplA gene encoding 50S ribosomal protein L1 gives rise to the protein MASRGKRYTDVGRRFDGQSLHTPAEAVDLVKSLATARFDETVELAVRLGVDPRRADQIVRGTVSLPAGTGKAVRVVVFATGDAAAEARDAGADVVGGAELAARVQNEGFLEFDVAIAAPDMMGQVGRLGRILGPRGLMPNPKTGTVTPEVGRAVVEFKGGRVEYRTDKVGNVHVPIGKVSFDRSQLLENMRAVIEELQRAKPAASKGRYIRSVTLASTMGPGIRVDPNRLRIDDEELAVPA
- the rplJ gene encoding 50S ribosomal protein L10, whose translation is MENPRAEKVALVDEVRTRLSSSSAAILTEYRGLKVSELAGLRRALRQAGGDYKIYKNTLVRFAVRDLGLQTLEPLVEGPTAIAFVEGDAASVAKALRDFARTNPHLVVKGGLLGQNVLSAADAGALAELPSRDRMLALFAGALAAPMQQFASLLQALPQNLAYGVRALIDQQGGLPETATEPESAEEAAPVADRPSDERAATDDAASSGPASEAEASEQEEPAAASSANGPGEAKETEGSDERPEPAG
- the rplL gene encoding 50S ribosomal protein L7/L12 encodes the protein MATKEEILDGIANMTVLELSELLKEFEERFGVTAAAPVAVAAPSGPAAADAAPAEEEKDEFDVILTGAGDKKIQVIKEVRTLTNLGLKEAKDLVDSAPKPVLEKVAKEEAEKAKAQLEGAGAAIEVK